Proteins from a single region of Hemitrygon akajei unplaced genomic scaffold, sHemAka1.3 Scf000187, whole genome shotgun sequence:
- the LOC140724323 gene encoding NACHT, LRR and PYD domains-containing protein 3-like — translation MDLVASSGGVPVTSTSGKDTGPSSVITELLASWDDFQLLQLTDFYRDRLEQAMEGGVHGVSLALTAENQFSGEEHRKISDIADKGERADSSKLLLSLVMKKGSRAQRVMWETFVKMRIGVPKLDKILKEIQEYGCDPSHRPIPAQLLLKFLSELKDVQQKHKEALRAQTETLRVNTILMREKVKVFQLVDRYAELTVISTIRDLRLVEHELLARGRDHEECRQKHLRGELEKIRADQLFQSSFSQSKAKSGSSASVAGVPGIGKTTMVQKIVYDWVTGKIYQQFQFVFSFKFRELNSINNRINLRELILDQYPYFGNILTEVWKNPEGLLFIFDGLDEFKHKIDFADSRRDTEPKHQCPDPEWWCEVSDIVYSLIQGKLLPGCSVLVTTRPTALHFLEKAEISVWAEILGFVGEERKEYFFRHFEDQTVAAAVFKHVKEHEILYTMSYNPSYCWILAVALGPFFTQRVRDPQRVPKTITQLYSYYIYNILKNHGREIENPRDVLLRVGQMAFRGVSGKNIVFTDGDLIKYKLQPSQFLSGFLMELLEREDSARSVVYTFPHLTIQEFVAAVAQFLNPHPGDILKFLTEVHNTTDGRFEVFLRFVAGLSNPMTARGLEEFLGPFPHQTTCRVIDWVKEEFKRQSGNTRNEAGKRHLLNTLHYLFESQNRGLAQAALGSVETLSFNGMTLTPIDCAVLSHVVGFCDRIKGLDLEYCRIQCEGIQRLGSGLHKCQELRLSYNELGDSEVKLVSVALRNPECKIQKLWLNDVGLTDSGAEDLVSALSTNRSLTELNLGINSLTDQSVPVLRRLTLTHPSLELIWLWGNQFSETGAKELRSPQEPRPGLRVSV, via the exons ATGGATCTAGTTGCGAGCAGTGGAGGAGTTCCAGTGACGTCAACATCGGGAAAGGACACGG GCCCGAGCTCAGtgatcaccgagctcctggcaagctgggacgatttccagctgctgcagttgacggacttctaccgggacaggctggagcaggcgatggaaggaggggtgcatggagtgagcctggcgttaacggccgagaatcagttcagcggagaggaacatcgg aaaatctctgatatcgctgataagggagagcgggcggacagttctaaactcctcctgagcctggtgatgaagaaaggctcccgcgcccagagggtgatgtgggaaacctttgtgaaaatgcggattggtgtcccaaagttggacaaaatactgaaggaaatacaggaATATG gttGCGATCCTTCGCATCGACCAATTCCCGCTCAACTTTTACTAAAGTTTCTCAGTgagctgaaag atgttcaacagaaacacaaagaggctctgcgggcacaaactgaaacactgagagtgaacacgatcctgatgagggagaaggtgaaggttttccagctggttgatcgatacgctgagctcacggtcatttctactatTCGAGATctgagactggtggaacatgagcttctggcaagaggcagagaccacgaggagtgtaGACAGAAACATCTCCGCGGAGAGCTGGAGAAAATTCGGGCggatcagttgttccagagcagcttttcccagAGTAAAGCCAAGTCTGGGAGTTCGGCATCAGTGGctggagtcccggggatcggaaaaacaacaatggtacaaaagattgtttatgactgggtcacggggaaaatataccaacaattccagtttgtcttcagtttcaaattccgggagttaaactccattaacaacagaataaacctgagggaactgattctggatcagtatccctactttgggaatatcctgacagaggtctggaagaacccagagggattgctgtttatattcgatggtttggatgaattcaaacacaaaatcgattttgctgacagtcggagagatacagaacccaagcaccagtgcccagatcccgagtggtggtgtgaagtgtctgacattgtgtacagtttaatccagggcaagctactcccagggtgttcagtgctggtgaccacccgccccactgcgttacattttttggaaaaggcagagatcagtgtttgggctgaaatcctgggatttgttggtgaggaacgaaAGGAATATTTCttcaggcattttgaagatcagacggtggcggcagctgttttcaaacacgtgaaggagcacgagatcctgtacaccatgagctacaacccctcctactgctggatcctcgctgtggcactgggccccttcttcacacaaagagtcagggacccgcagcgagttcccaagaccatcacccaactgtactcgtactatatttacaacatcctgaaaaaccacggccgtgagattgagaacccccgtgatgtgttactcagggttggtcagatggccttcagaggagtgtccgggaagaatattgtgttcacagatggagatttgatcaagtacaaactgcagccttcccagttcctgtccgggttcctgatggagcttttggagagagaggattctgcccggagcgtggtgtacacattcccacacctcaccatccaagagtttgtagctgcagtcgcacaattcctgaatccacatcccggggatatcctgaaattcctcactgaagtccacaacacgacagatgggcgatttgaggtatttctccgttttgttgctggtctctccaacccaatgacagctcggggcctggaggagtttctgggtccatttcctcatcaaacaacctgccgggtgattgactgggtgaaggaggagtttaAACGGCAGAGTGGAAACACGAGGAATGAAGCTGGTAAAAGAcacctcctgaacacattgcactacctgtttgagtctcagaatcgtggactggctcaggccgcattgggatctgtggaaacactttcattcaatggaatgacactgaccccgattgactgcgcggtcctgtctcatgtcgtCGGATTCTGTGATAGAATAAAAGGCCTCGACCTGGAGTATTGccgcattcagtgtgaaggaatccagcggctgggttccgggctgcacaagtgccaggagttgag ACTGAGttataatgaactgggagattcagaagtgaaactggtgtctgtggctctgaggaacccggagtgtaaaatacagaaactgtg gctgaacgatgtcggtctcacagattctggtgccgaggatctcgtctccgctctcagtacaaaccgatcactgacggagctgaacctgggaATAAACTCTCTCACAGACCAATCTGTCCCCGTTCTCCgccgtctcacactgacccacccGAGTCTGGAGCTGATCTG gctgtgggggaatcagttcagtgagaccggggcgaaggaactgagatctccgcaggaacccagacccggactgagggTATctgtgtga